A stretch of the Vitis riparia cultivar Riparia Gloire de Montpellier isolate 1030 chromosome 13, EGFV_Vit.rip_1.0, whole genome shotgun sequence genome encodes the following:
- the LOC117927572 gene encoding NADH dehydrogenase [ubiquinone] 1 alpha subcomplex subunit 6-like — translation MASVMLKNVRVPANSASLEEARSRTFDFFKMVCRSIPKIMDIYNLDDVVTVSQLRSIIASEFRKNSHVTNTKVIDMLLFKGMEEFRNVVEHSKQRHHIIGQYVLAREHLVQDAGAKDQGMSEFLKNFYSSNYF, via the exons ATGGCGTCGGTGATGCTGAAGAACGTTAGGGTTCCAGCGAACTCAGCGAGTCTGGAAGAGGCTCGGAGTCGGACCTTCGATTTCTTCAAGATGGTTTGCAGATCCATACCAAAAATCATGGATATCTACAATCTCGACGACGTCGTTACCGTCTCCCAGCTTCGCTCCATCATCGCCTCTGAGTTCCGCAAGAACTCCCACGTCACTAACACTAAG GTGATTGACATGCTTCTCTTCAAGGGCATGGAAGAGTTCAGGAATGTTGTAGAGCATTCAAAGCAACGTCACCACATCATCGGGCAATATGTGCTGGCTAGGGAACATCTTGTGCAGGATGCGGGCGCCAAGGACCAGGGCATGTCTGAATTCCTAAAGAATTTCTATAGCAGCAACTACTTTTGA
- the LOC117927688 gene encoding peptidyl-prolyl cis-trans isomerase CYP22 — MASGAGNAGVEWHQRPPNPKNPIVFFDITIGTIPAGRIKMELFSDIAPKTAENFRQFCTGEYRKAGLPVGYKGCQFHRVIKDFMIQAGDFVKGDGSGCVSIYGSKFEDENFIAKHTGPGLLSMANSGPGTNGCQFFITCSKCDWLDNKHVVFGRVLGEGLLVVRKIENVATGPNNRPKLACVIAECGEM, encoded by the exons ATGGCGTCGGGAGCAGGCAATGCCGGGGTGGAGTGGCACCAGAGGCCTCCAAACCCTAAAAACCCCATCGTCTTCTTCGACATCACCATCGGCACCATCCCCGCCGGTCGCATCAAGATGGAGCTCTTCTCCGACATCGCCCCCAAAACCGCTGAAAATTTCAGGCAGTTCTGCACTGGCGAGTACag AAAAGCTGGATTACCTGTTGGTTACAAGGGATGCCAGTTCCACAGGGTCATCAAAGATTTCATGATTCAGGCTGGTGATTTTGTCAAG GGTGATGGTAGTGGATGCGTTTCCATCTATGGAAGCAAGTTTGaggatgaaaattttattgCTAAACACACTGGTCCTGGTCTCTTGTCAATG GCAAATAGTGGGCCAGGTACCAATGGTTGTCAG TTCTTTATCACATGCTCGAAATGTGACTGGCTTGACAACAAGCATGTGGTATTCGGG AGAGTTCTTGGAGAAGGCCTTTTGGTTGTGAGAAAGATCGAGAACGTAGCCACTGGACCAAACAACCGGCCTAAACTTGCATGTGTGATTGCTGAATGTGGAGAAATGTAG